Proteins found in one Nitrosopumilus maritimus SCM1 genomic segment:
- a CDS encoding cupredoxin domain-containing protein has translation MSLEFLPYLMKIKDIKKIMYSHDYHEFHEYSYTSTRSTPCLHLTYLVLAFALIIPSFAYAQESGDFPNWYTEFVIMWTERQIADDEFILSTEYLANQNLISVPLFDPTSPSAGIPDWIKNTADWWTDGIVSDSEFLSSLEFLVDTNVIKKTSYQSDSLFDNFTIDVEKLENGEKVTWTSKDSLSHTITSGTPAKHTPLFSSGIIHKGESVSYVLENGVYSFFCMIHPWETETLTVPVALENYQTAESDFPDSKTEETTLEQKQEEHKTLQEKQAKKILANFGSTSLNIVSVSNSDGQLHLEYMEEFFTRHIDQFNPQIVENIKLMENDPEKYLDLALADAGLSREFYSGQISIWGEIFKVKSENLDQQHVRSLEEMQSLDLEDSKKEYYVAEINKAKQTFDDMLESSGLTMIQPLEEKITKSEHSDSSKGKILESNLSENDHIGRIIATISDFITSLLYGIKSLF, from the coding sequence TTGAGCCTAGAATTTTTGCCATATCTCATGAAAATCAAAGATATCAAGAAAATTATGTATAGCCATGATTACCATGAATTCCATGAATATTCATATACTAGTACACGCTCCACACCATGCTTGCATCTGACGTATCTTGTATTGGCATTTGCTCTGATAATCCCGTCTTTTGCATATGCCCAAGAATCTGGTGATTTTCCAAACTGGTATACAGAATTTGTAATCATGTGGACGGAAAGACAAATTGCAGATGATGAATTTATCTTGTCAACAGAATATCTAGCAAACCAAAATTTGATTTCAGTGCCATTGTTTGATCCTACAAGTCCGTCCGCCGGAATTCCTGATTGGATAAAAAATACTGCAGACTGGTGGACAGACGGCATTGTGTCTGATTCCGAGTTTCTTTCAAGCTTGGAATTTTTGGTTGATACAAATGTAATTAAAAAAACATCGTACCAATCTGATTCTCTGTTTGATAATTTTACAATTGATGTTGAGAAATTAGAAAACGGTGAGAAAGTTACATGGACATCAAAGGATAGTTTGTCCCATACAATAACAAGCGGTACTCCTGCAAAACACACACCGTTGTTTTCTTCTGGAATTATTCACAAGGGAGAATCCGTATCCTATGTTCTTGAGAATGGTGTCTATTCTTTTTTCTGCATGATACATCCCTGGGAAACAGAAACTCTTACTGTACCTGTTGCATTGGAGAATTATCAAACGGCAGAATCTGATTTTCCTGATTCCAAAACAGAAGAAACAACTTTAGAACAAAAACAAGAAGAACACAAAACGCTGCAAGAAAAACAAGCAAAGAAAATTCTTGCAAATTTTGGCAGCACGTCATTGAACATTGTATCTGTTTCCAACTCTGACGGGCAATTACACTTGGAATACATGGAGGAATTTTTCACCAGACACATAGATCAATTCAATCCTCAAATTGTAGAGAACATAAAATTAATGGAAAACGATCCTGAAAAATATCTTGATTTGGCTTTGGCTGATGCAGGACTGTCTCGGGAATTTTATTCTGGGCAGATTTCAATATGGGGTGAAATTTTCAAGGTAAAATCTGAGAACCTTGATCAACAACATGTTCGTTCTTTGGAGGAAATGCAGTCTTTGGATTTGGAGGATTCCAAAAAAGAATACTATGTTGCAGAAATAAACAAGGCTAAGCAGACATTTGATGACATGTTAGAGTCCTCCGGCCTAACCATGATTCAGCCACTTGAGGAAAAAATTACAAAATCTGAACATTCTGACTCTTCTAAAGGTAAGATCCTTGAATCAAATTTGTCAGAAAATGACCATATTGGCAGAATAATTGCAACAATTTCTGATTTTATTACGTCCTTGTTATATGGAATCAAATCTTTGTTCTAA
- a CDS encoding AbrB/MazE/SpoVT family DNA-binding domain-containing protein, with the protein MAKILGSSKVTVRYQITVPEDVRKVMKIESGQTLAFVEEDGKIVLKTDV; encoded by the coding sequence ATGGCAAAAATTCTAGGCTCAAGTAAAGTTACTGTTAGATATCAGATTACAGTACCCGAGGATGTCAGGAAGGTTATGAAAATTGAGTCCGGTCAGACTCTAGCATTTGTTGAGGAAGACGGCAAAATTGTCCTAAAGACAGATGTATAG
- a CDS encoding MT-A70 family methyltransferase, translating into MIDETLLQDLPLGQQIEITENTIRKNFTFSEMCEIISKLKPKLDEEAKKRRQAGVKLSPGEPKFKVRDEIAHYVGVSGGQIDKIMAIEQQVRENPKEFGNIPQRIESGMSIDYAHKMINTAKKATTPTPNLPKNQYEVIVADPPWKYDLPLEGAPDYKTMTLEEMKLEIPNVPSYKDCILFMWTTNPKLDEALSLMKHWGFTYKTNMVWVKQKNNKLQNGTGYYFKGSHELLLVGTKGNPGVPPESVRVSSVGMAERTRHSEKPRMFYRMIEKYYPAKKKFEMFARGKDSADDGTWTYWGDSVQD; encoded by the coding sequence ATGATTGATGAGACACTTTTGCAGGACTTGCCTTTGGGTCAGCAAATAGAAATTACAGAAAACACAATTCGAAAAAACTTCACGTTTTCTGAAATGTGTGAGATAATTTCCAAGCTAAAACCCAAGCTAGATGAAGAGGCCAAAAAACGCCGCCAAGCTGGTGTCAAATTATCACCAGGTGAGCCAAAATTCAAGGTTCGTGACGAAATTGCGCATTATGTAGGCGTGTCTGGAGGCCAAATTGACAAAATCATGGCAATAGAGCAGCAGGTGAGGGAAAATCCAAAGGAATTTGGCAATATCCCTCAAAGAATAGAGTCCGGTATGAGCATAGACTATGCTCACAAAATGATCAACACTGCAAAAAAGGCCACAACTCCAACTCCCAATCTGCCAAAAAACCAGTACGAGGTAATTGTTGCAGATCCTCCCTGGAAATATGACTTGCCATTAGAAGGAGCACCTGATTACAAAACAATGACACTTGAAGAAATGAAATTGGAGATTCCTAATGTTCCCTCATACAAGGACTGCATTTTGTTTATGTGGACTACGAATCCCAAACTTGACGAGGCATTGTCTCTTATGAAACATTGGGGTTTTACTTACAAAACAAACATGGTGTGGGTAAAACAAAAAAACAACAAACTGCAAAACGGTACTGGGTATTACTTTAAGGGATCACATGAGCTTCTGCTTGTTGGCACCAAAGGAAACCCAGGAGTTCCACCAGAGTCTGTACGTGTGTCCTCTGTTGGAATGGCAGAAAGAACAAGACACTCTGAAAAGCCTCGCATGTTTTATCGTATGATTGAAAAATACTATCCTGCAAAAAAGAAGTTTGAAATGTTTGCAAGGGGCAAAGACTCTGCAGATGACGGAACATGGACTTATTGGGGAGATTCCGTCCAAGACTAA
- a CDS encoding ParB N-terminal domain-containing protein: MSFQKISVKNIRIGKRFRKDIGSIQLLENSIATLGLLQPIIVKQETSGAFTLLAGFRRLQACKSLGFEKIDAHVMGDKK; this comes from the coding sequence ATGTCTTTCCAAAAAATAAGTGTCAAAAATATTCGAATAGGCAAGCGGTTCAGAAAAGACATTGGTAGTATTCAACTACTTGAAAATTCTATTGCCACACTGGGACTGTTACAGCCAATAATAGTAAAACAGGAAACAAGTGGTGCATTTACACTTCTTGCAGGATTCAGACGTCTGCAAGCTTGCAAGTCTCTAGGATTTGAGAAAATTGATGCACATGTTATGGGGGATAAGAAATGA
- a CDS encoding site-specific integrase has product MEITLEKINTRSDPYQLFLDSIKHKETKRRYKNLLYTFLKLIPNEIYQDALGEKPPNNEATTLAKFFVDAARKSSDLASDIIAAYIKEDKKRVEAGEISPQTLPNHIKPIKVLLDSNRIAVHWKSLSKLYPRITRGSNDRAYTTEEMQRMLEVSNDITDKVIVTMFASAGFRLESWDYFTWKDVVFFRNPDDSFRGAALCVYRNDPEQYWTFITPEACNYLDMYREKWKADIGVYPNPDDPLLKAVKYPTIHRLNHKGVRRRVENVVRAIGLRPPLPPGRRRHEVKLDHGFRKSFNTNLRRAKVDFLDKEDMMGHKTGLEKHYERYAEEDFERFSEYEKAIPFLTISDTERVKFENQKLKEAKKNLEEQIPTLVDDAVERVKKELTQKGWTVTE; this is encoded by the coding sequence ATGGAAATTACCCTAGAGAAGATAAACACAAGAAGTGATCCCTACCAACTTTTTTTGGACTCGATAAAACACAAGGAGACAAAAAGGAGATACAAGAATCTGCTGTACACGTTTCTAAAATTAATCCCAAACGAAATCTACCAAGATGCACTAGGAGAAAAACCTCCAAACAATGAAGCTACAACACTTGCAAAATTCTTTGTTGATGCTGCAAGAAAGAGTTCTGATCTAGCATCAGACATTATTGCCGCATACATCAAGGAAGACAAGAAGAGAGTGGAAGCAGGAGAGATTAGTCCGCAGACACTTCCAAATCATATCAAGCCAATTAAGGTACTACTTGACTCTAATCGAATTGCAGTTCACTGGAAGTCTTTGTCAAAACTGTATCCGAGGATTACCCGAGGCTCAAACGATAGAGCATACACCACAGAAGAGATGCAGAGAATGCTTGAGGTGTCAAACGACATTACCGACAAGGTAATAGTTACAATGTTTGCATCAGCAGGATTCCGACTAGAGTCATGGGATTATTTTACATGGAAGGACGTGGTATTTTTTAGAAATCCTGATGACAGCTTTAGAGGTGCAGCACTGTGTGTTTACAGAAATGACCCAGAACAATATTGGACATTTATCACGCCAGAGGCATGCAATTACCTTGACATGTATCGAGAAAAATGGAAGGCTGACATTGGTGTATATCCAAATCCTGATGATCCGCTGCTCAAGGCAGTAAAGTATCCTACAATACACAGACTAAATCACAAGGGCGTTCGAAGGAGAGTTGAGAATGTAGTTCGCGCAATTGGTCTTAGACCTCCTCTACCTCCAGGAAGGCGAAGACACGAGGTAAAACTGGACCATGGCTTTAGAAAATCCTTTAACACAAATCTCAGGCGAGCCAAGGTAGACTTCCTAGACAAGGAAGACATGATGGGACACAAGACAGGCTTGGAAAAGCACTATGAGCGATACGCTGAAGAGGATTTTGAGAGATTCTCCGAATATGAAAAGGCAATCCCATTTCTTACAATTTCAGACACTGAACGCGTAAAATTTGAAAATCAGAAACTCAAAGAAGCGAAAAAGAATCTTGAGGAACAAATTCCAACATTGGTGGATGATGCTGTTGAGCGGGTAAAAAAAGAATTAACGCAAAAAGGCTGGACTGTTACAGAATAG
- a CDS encoding NAD(P)H-dependent oxidoreductase gives MPTILLILGSQTGAFAAGNYNKGLFEAAKELLSKKYDVIETKIEEGYEIADEIEKWKKSDFIIYQYPIYWFMMPPILKKYLDDVYAYGEFFAFNDGPYGSGGLMKGKKVMLSTTWNSPADALGGEFFDGASRDDVLLPMRLSQTYCGMEELSHFSCHDVIKNPHFDDDKQRFIKHLEQVFS, from the coding sequence ATGCCAACAATTCTGTTGATTTTAGGCTCACAAACAGGAGCATTTGCAGCTGGAAACTATAACAAAGGACTTTTTGAAGCAGCAAAAGAATTACTTTCAAAAAAATATGATGTAATTGAAACCAAAATTGAAGAAGGGTACGAAATTGCAGATGAAATTGAAAAATGGAAAAAATCTGATTTTATTATTTACCAATATCCAATCTATTGGTTCATGATGCCTCCAATTCTCAAAAAATATTTGGATGATGTTTATGCTTATGGTGAATTTTTTGCATTTAATGATGGACCTTATGGTTCTGGTGGATTGATGAAAGGAAAAAAAGTAATGTTGTCTACAACTTGGAATTCTCCTGCAGATGCACTTGGAGGAGAATTCTTTGATGGTGCTAGTCGAGATGATGTATTGTTGCCTATGCGTCTAAGCCAAACTTATTGTGGAATGGAAGAATTATCGCATTTTTCATGTCATGATGTAATCAAAAATCCTCACTTTGATGATGATAAACAACGATTCATCAAACATTTAGAACAAGTATTTTCTTAA